Within the Desulfonatronum thioautotrophicum genome, the region AAGCTGGGATCCGGTTCGCGCGGCCGCAGTCGGATCACTACTTCCTGCGCATCCTTAGCCAAATCCACCTCGGTGAGAAAATCATCATCCAGCCGGGCCTGTCCGGAAAGAATGCGCACAACCGTGGCCGAACCAAGGACGTCTTCCGTGGCATAGCGGTAGGCAACTCCTTCTTCCTCAAAATAGTTCCAGACCACCTCCGGACCGACCACCAGCAGTTCTGGTTCGGGACTGACGGTCTCCCACCGGATCATTCCAGGATGCTGAAAAAAGAGGACTCCCCGACGCTCCTCGCTTTCTCGACTGGCGGCCACGATCAGTTCCTGGGTGAATTCGGCGCGAAACGATTGGACGTCTTCATGCCGACGCTGGATGTTCTAAATGACCCCTTCGCCCGCCAATGCCGGGACGCTCAAAGAGATAAGGATCATGGCCAGAAGAATCACTCGAATGACACCATGCATGGACAGCTCCCTGGTTTGCCCTTCCATAACTCCGACATCGTCTTCGCGGGAAGGGTTCACAGTCCGTTGAAAAATTCCCAATTGCTGTGTCGCTGCAAAAAAAAATCAAACTCTCACGTATGAATAAATACGCTTCGGCCTTGATTCGATTGCCAGGACGGCAATCGAAAATGTGGCAAAGCCACAGCCCGCAGGGGCCGGACACAGGACGTGTCCGGATAGCTTTTTTTGCTTCTTGCACTTGGGTTTTTTGAACGGACTGAGGATAAGGACTTTTTCAACACTCAGTTCAGCCCTGTTCACTCAGAAAAACCACATCCTCCCCGTCCTGTTCCTGGACATAGACGTCCACCTGTTCCTGCAGGG harbors:
- a CDS encoding LolA family protein, whose amino-acid sequence is MQRRHEDVQSFRAEFTQELIVAASRESEERRGVLFFQHPGMIRWETVSPEPELLVVGPEVVWNYFEEEGVAYRYATEDVLGSATVVRILSGQARLDDDFLTEVDLAKDAQEVVIRLRPREPDPSLVEALIRVDPETFLLKQVRAVDFYGNVNQVSLHNLELNLELDPALFTFSPPDGVLVR